In the Endozoicomonas sp. SCSIO W0465 genome, GGCCTGAACATCATCATTACCAGGATTAAATTCTGGAATGAATAACTGCAGTTTTTCCTTCATCTGTTCCCATTTATTGCCATCACCAGCCTTCAGAACCAACTCCACTCTACCTTTAAAGCCAAGATGAGCCAGCCCTCCGATAATACTGAATGCAGCAGTATGATCGCCCTGACCCGGAGCCTCAGCAAGCCCGACCCGGATCACAGGGATAACACCTAACTTTTCCGACAGACTCCTTATGGCCGTATCAACCTTCCTGTTACCTAAAAGGATTTGATCAGTAGATTTTTTCCGGGATTCTTGAACATAACCCGATACATACTCGCTGGCAGCTGCAGCTCTGATGAATGAATGATCTGGTGGTTCAGGGGGACGCTTTCGCCCCCCATCCGGCGATGAATTGATCAAGGTATTGACAGAAAGTGAAGGGTCCACAGCTACATCCGATCGGCAAAAGTGCTTTACTATAGCTCCTGCCTCATACCGCTGCGCTGACAAGCCGGAAAGCAGCACTAACAATCAACCGCTGGTATGGCCTCTCCAGGAGCCTGTCAGACTTAAGACTGTCCTACTGCGGTTGCGATAAATTGGTCTAAAAATTCCTACTTCTTCGTCAAATAGCCCCGCTATTCTCCTCAGAAGCAGAAATTTTTATCCTCAATTTCTCGCAATCCTCGCTACGGACGCTTAAGTCCGACAGGCTCCCTGCCCTTGTCAGGCTCGTTTTAGTACGTATTGCCCATTTTTCATATTGCCTATACAGTCGGTCAACATTTTCCATGCCAATCCTATATACAGAGATGTTCTATGGGCTTCCTGCGTAAATCTACCCTTGCTGCAGCGGTTATTGCTGCGGGCTTCTCAACAGCTGCCAGTGCCGATTACCTGTATGGCTTTGGTAATGTCAGCATCAGCCGTCTCGACTGGACCGACGAAACAGAAGAAGATACCGGTAAAAAAGACTTTACCTTCCTTGAAATTGAAGGTGGTGCTGGCTTTGACTGGGGTGAAGTTTACGGCTTCTTTGATCTGGAAAACCCTCACAAAAAAAATGAAGAATCAGATGGTGATGGCCGCCGTACAGCTATGAAAGGTACTCTGCGCTATTACCTGGGCAGTACACCTTTTAACATCTATGCCCATATTTATGATTTCGACAGTGCTGGCTTCACCGAACAGAATCGCCTACTGGGTGTGGGCTTTAATTACCAAAATGCCAATACCTTCTTCAAGCCGTTTCTGGCCGTCAACAATACCAACACTTCGGCTGGATTCAGCGGTTTTAACGGTTATGTTGCCGGCTGGGTAGCAGGTTATAGCTTCAGCCTGCTGGAGCAGAGCTTTATGGCAACCAACTGGAATGAGTACGAGTTCGATCGTGACACTCAATACGGCAACGTTGGCAAAGATGGCTGGAATGGGGCTGCAGCCCTGTGGTGGAACGCCAATGAAAAAATCACGCTCGGCCTTCAGTATCGCTATGCCGATGACAAACTGGGTTTACCAACGTACCAGGATGGTCTGGTTTACACCCTGAAATACAATCTCTGATTAGCACCAACTGCTTTCTGTCGGTTCGTCAGCCAGGCGAACTGACAGTCAGTCAATTTTTTTTGCCTGAATCATCAAATAAAAAAACAAACGCCCTTCTAATCGACTACATTTCCTAACAGCATTCCTTCCGCAGCGTAAAAAATTCAATTGGAGAGACACATCAGGTCTCAGGAAAAACAGTACAAAGGTCTTATTCCCGGCTGCGGTTATCTGCTGATCCAATAACACTAAATGAATGGTCTGATACCCATGAAGCGTTTGTTGAAATTCATACTTCCGTTATCGCTGTGCTCAATTGCCCCGTTCTCAATGGCCGCTGTCCCCTTTATGGATATGCCTCCGAGCTATGAAGAGGCAACGACTTATACAATTCATCTAAAACCGGGTGATGACAAGGAGATCAATATCAGTGAGTTCTTTCGTCTTTCCAGTGAGGGTTATACGTTAATAAGAATCAAAGTTGCTGGTACCACTCCCAGGGAAAATAGAACAAGACCGGCCCGAATGTACCCGGTTTACCACAATTATACAGCAGAACGAATCCCCCATTGCCGCCTGTTAAGACAGCATGACTATGATGATCATTACCGGGTATTACTGGATAACACCATTTACGAGTCCAATCTCAGTTATGACGATGCCATTTTACTGGTTGGCAAACTGGTATCGGTCAACGCCTGCCGGTTCTGATGGTTGGGAGCATGGCAGTGAGGGGGAGAGTATCTTCTCTACCCTTATGAAGTGCTGGTGCTGGTGCTAAGAAAGAATGGTCAATCTTGCAAAAACACTCACAATGGAAGTGCTGTCGTGTACTTGATCTGTTCCATGGCAAAGCTGGACGTTACATCGGTCAGTCCCTCTACCGTGTTGACCAGCTCCTTGTAGAAACGATCAAATGATTGAATATCTTTCACGACAACCCTGAGCAAATAATCATACTCACCACTCATTCGATAGCATTCAGCAATTTCCGGATAGCTGGCCACCACCTTGCCAAAAGACGCCAGCCATTCGCTATTGTGATGACGGGTTTTAATATGGACAAAAACAGAAACCCCTAATCCAACCTTGTCCGGATTGACCAGAGCGACACGCCCGGTAATATACCCTTCAGCCTCCAGACGCTTAATGCGCTTCCAGCAGGGCGTCGGTGACAAACTGACTTTTTCGGCCAGCTCAGCCAACGAGGGAGTCGTATCCTGCTGCAACTCCCGTAGTATGTTCCGGTCAATTTTATCCATTTAAACGCTGTCAATCGTCAGAAGACCGATCACATTCTGGTCACGATCTTTCACCACCAGCGAATGAATACCCTGCTCTTTCATTAAGAGTCGAGCTTCTTCAGCACTGATATTTTCCTGAACACAGATCGGTGCACCATTCATAATATTTCTTGCCATGATACCCTGCAGGCTCTCGGCACCCGCCAGATTCCGACGCAGGTCACCATCGGTAATAATGCCACACAGCAAATCGCCTTCCATAACCAGACAGTGGTTGGTTCGATGGAGGGTCATCGTCTGCATGACCTGTCTGAGACTGCAATCGGGCGTTACCACCGCCAGGTCACCACGGCGAACCACATCCCGCACCCACACCATTTTCTGATCACTTTGCTGCGCCTCCGGAGAGCTGAACAGGCGTCGGCGAATCAGGGTTTCAGCCAGCAGATCACCCACAGCCAGTAGAACGGTGGTATAGGTCGTGGGGGCCTGCTCTCTGTCTTCACGACTCTCCACTACACTGGCATCGAGCACGATATCGGCCTGCTCAGCAACCGGTCCCGCCGGATCACCGGTAATGGCAATCACTTTATTGCCCATTTGTCGAATGGCCGGATAAAGGCGTAGCAGCTCCTCTGTCCTGCCACTGTAGGACAGCATGATGATAACGTCTCCCGGACCAATCATGCTCAGATTATCTTCCCAGGTTTCAGCAGCATTCAGTATGTGCGTGGACAAACCTGTGGCGTAAAGCGTAGCTGCAATTTTCTGCCCCACCAGACCAGACTGCTTCATACCAAACATGATGGCACGCCCACGACACTCGGCCAGTAGCTCCAAAGCTGCACTGAAGCTACCATTGATTCTG is a window encoding:
- a CDS encoding SIS domain-containing protein, with the translated sequence MRNSVAGQIDALKLLEARINGSFSAALELLAECRGRAIMFGMKQSGLVGQKIAATLYATGLSTHILNAAETWEDNLSMIGPGDVIIMLSYSGRTEELLRLYPAIRQMGNKVIAITGDPAGPVAEQADIVLDASVVESREDREQAPTTYTTVLLAVGDLLAETLIRRRLFSSPEAQQSDQKMVWVRDVVRRGDLAVVTPDCSLRQVMQTMTLHRTNHCLVMEGDLLCGIITDGDLRRNLAGAESLQGIMARNIMNGAPICVQENISAEEARLLMKEQGIHSLVVKDRDQNVIGLLTIDSV
- a CDS encoding outer membrane protein OmpK, with translation MGFLRKSTLAAAVIAAGFSTAASADYLYGFGNVSISRLDWTDETEEDTGKKDFTFLEIEGGAGFDWGEVYGFFDLENPHKKNEESDGDGRRTAMKGTLRYYLGSTPFNIYAHIYDFDSAGFTEQNRLLGVGFNYQNANTFFKPFLAVNNTNTSAGFSGFNGYVAGWVAGYSFSLLEQSFMATNWNEYEFDRDTQYGNVGKDGWNGAAALWWNANEKITLGLQYRYADDKLGLPTYQDGLVYTLKYNL
- a CDS encoding Lrp/AsnC family transcriptional regulator, which translates into the protein MDKIDRNILRELQQDTTPSLAELAEKVSLSPTPCWKRIKRLEAEGYITGRVALVNPDKVGLGVSVFVHIKTRHHNSEWLASFGKVVASYPEIAECYRMSGEYDYLLRVVVKDIQSFDRFYKELVNTVEGLTDVTSSFAMEQIKYTTALPL